The following are from one region of the Advenella mimigardefordensis DPN7 genome:
- a CDS encoding CinA family protein, which produces MSELLSDQWQVAAQLGEVLKKKSWLLGTAESCTGGLLAGAITGVPGSSQWFDRGFVTYTNEAKMDMLSVNQSALDKFGAVSEEVAIEMAEGVLNNAPLSTCAVSTTGIAGPDGGTAHKPVGLVCFAVSYRKANGIVTLPFSQHFVGDRHQVRTQAVIYAMEITRRIVEEN; this is translated from the coding sequence ATGTCAGAGTTGTTGAGTGATCAGTGGCAGGTGGCTGCCCAGCTGGGAGAAGTGCTCAAAAAGAAAAGCTGGCTGCTGGGCACGGCTGAATCCTGCACCGGCGGCTTGCTGGCTGGCGCCATCACCGGCGTCCCCGGATCCAGCCAATGGTTTGACCGGGGCTTCGTGACCTATACCAATGAAGCCAAGATGGATATGCTGAGCGTCAACCAAAGCGCCCTGGATAAATTTGGCGCCGTCAGCGAAGAAGTGGCCATTGAAATGGCCGAAGGCGTGCTGAATAATGCACCGCTGTCTACCTGCGCGGTCAGCACCACCGGCATCGCTGGCCCCGATGGCGGCACCGCGCACAAACCGGTAGGGCTGGTGTGCTTCGCCGTCTCCTACCGCAAGGCCAACGGCATCGTCACCCTGCCATTTTCACAGCATTTTGTCGGGGACCGGCACCAGGTGCGTACCCAGGCGGTAATCTATGCCATGGAAATTACGCGGCGTATTGTTGAGGAAAATTGA